In a genomic window of Geoalkalibacter sp.:
- a CDS encoding carbamate kinase: MNERAALPLLLVALGGNALLRPGEEGSIAQQLSNLATPVGQLARLARRHRLIITHGNGPQVGNLLLQQESCREVPRLPLEILVAQTQGQIGYMIESSLDAAFMAEGLSDPPPLVSLISYVVVDAADPAFAHPSKPIGPFYPERPDAPFPLVRTPRGWRRVVASPEPLTVVEKREIRLLVAQGFVVICCGGGGIPVVREGRGFQGVDAVIDKDLASARLAAEVGVELFLIATDVPGAALDYGTPRQRFLRRLSSAEARAHLASGQFAPGSMAPKIEACLRFLDGGGRRALICATADIEAALAGTAGTEITRT, translated from the coding sequence ATGAATGAGCGCGCCGCCCTGCCGCTGCTGCTCGTCGCCCTGGGTGGCAACGCCCTCTTGCGCCCCGGCGAGGAGGGCAGCATCGCCCAGCAGCTGAGCAATCTCGCCACGCCGGTCGGTCAACTGGCGCGCCTGGCGCGCCGCCATCGGCTGATCATCACCCACGGCAACGGCCCGCAGGTCGGCAACCTGCTGTTGCAGCAGGAAAGCTGCCGCGAGGTGCCGCGTCTGCCCCTGGAGATTCTCGTCGCCCAGACCCAGGGCCAGATCGGCTATATGATCGAATCCTCCCTCGACGCCGCTTTCATGGCCGAGGGCCTCAGCGATCCTCCGCCCCTGGTCAGCCTGATCAGCTATGTGGTGGTGGACGCCGCCGACCCGGCCTTTGCCCACCCCAGCAAACCCATCGGGCCCTTCTACCCCGAGCGCCCCGACGCCCCCTTCCCCCTGGTGCGAACGCCGCGCGGCTGGCGGCGCGTGGTGGCCTCGCCCGAACCGCTGACCGTGGTCGAAAAACGCGAAATCCGCCTGCTCGTCGCTCAAGGGTTCGTGGTCATCTGCTGTGGCGGCGGGGGCATCCCGGTGGTGCGCGAGGGGCGTGGCTTTCAGGGGGTGGATGCGGTCATCGACAAGGATCTGGCCAGCGCGCGGCTCGCCGCCGAGGTTGGGGTGGAACTGTTTCTCATCGCCACGGACGTGCCCGGCGCGGCCCTGGATTACGGCACGCCGCGGCAGCGCTTCCTGCGCCGCCTGAGCAGCGCCGAGGCGCGCGCGCACCTCGCCTCCGGGCAGTTCGCGCCCGGCTCCATGGCGCCGAAAATCGAGGCCTGCCTGCGCTTTCTCGACGGCGGCGGCCGACGCGCCCTGATCTGCGCCACCGCCGACATCGAAGCGGCCCTCGCCGGAACCGCCGGCACGGAAATCACCCGCACCTAG
- a CDS encoding zinc ABC transporter substrate-binding protein — MHKKLLMVLLPLLLAPCAWAQPKVVVSIKPVHALVAGVMEGVGTPELLLAGGESPHSYALRPSQARALAAAQLVFWVGPELETFLERPLRSLSGTARLVTLSQAQGLTLLPVRGGGAWAADHSHGHGHAHAPTGGIDGHLWLDPGNARAIVTLAQSELERLFPEERERLAANAARLLGRLEALEAELAQTLDAVREVPYLVFHDAYQYLEQRYGLNAVGAISLNPERSPGAQRVREVQRLIRERGARCVFAEPQFTPRLVATVVEGSGARQGVLDPLGAELPAGPEAYFRLMRALAENLRTCLEPDLP; from the coding sequence ATGCACAAAAAACTGCTCATGGTTCTTTTGCCCCTGCTGCTCGCCCCCTGCGCCTGGGCGCAGCCCAAGGTGGTGGTGAGCATCAAGCCGGTGCACGCCCTGGTGGCCGGGGTCATGGAAGGGGTCGGCACACCCGAACTATTGCTCGCCGGAGGGGAATCACCGCACAGCTATGCCCTGCGCCCCTCCCAGGCGCGGGCGCTGGCGGCGGCGCAGCTGGTCTTCTGGGTCGGCCCCGAACTCGAAACCTTTCTCGAACGACCGCTGCGCTCCCTGAGCGGCACGGCGCGCCTGGTGACGCTCAGCCAGGCGCAGGGCCTTACGCTGCTGCCAGTGCGCGGCGGCGGCGCCTGGGCGGCGGATCATTCTCATGGCCATGGCCATGCCCATGCGCCGACGGGCGGCATCGATGGCCATCTGTGGCTTGATCCGGGCAATGCCCGGGCCATCGTCACCCTCGCCCAGAGCGAACTTGAGCGTCTTTTCCCCGAGGAGCGCGAGCGCCTGGCGGCGAACGCCGCGCGGCTGCTCGGGCGTCTGGAGGCGCTGGAGGCGGAGCTGGCGCAGACCCTGGACGCGGTGCGCGAGGTGCCCTATCTGGTGTTTCACGACGCCTATCAGTACCTGGAGCAGCGCTATGGGCTCAACGCCGTGGGGGCCATCAGCCTCAACCCCGAGCGCAGCCCCGGCGCGCAGCGGGTGCGCGAGGTGCAGCGCCTGATCCGCGAGCGCGGCGCGCGCTGCGTGTTCGCCGAGCCCCAGTTCACGCCGCGCCTGGTGGCGACGGTGGTGGAGGGCAGCGGCGCGCGCCAGGGGGTGCTCGATCCCCTGGGCGCCGAGTTGCCCGCCGGGCCCGAGGCCTATTTCCGTCTCATGCGCGCCCTGGCCGAGAATCTGCGCACCTGTCTGGAGCCGGACCTGCCGTGA
- a CDS encoding ornithine cyclodeaminase family domain, whose amino-acid sequence MPLRLPVYHPPDFTRPDLATAPLAVFEAVAQDGVAPESYHATSIFPEYLHVAPGKWQLLEESRMDCVVRRGADERLEVVEFRRLRRGDQVALGRHEDGRDGIYVHDDGFRLAAQPQEKFAFRTLTTRESSFSFDYDELYALLAHERQAGFVLWVLGPALAFDRDARQAFARLVRAGYVHGLLAGNALPTHDLEAALHGTALGQEIYRKQPVAQGHYKHLDTLNQLRALGSIERAVARGLVREGIVHALVEKHIPYVFAGSIRDDGPLPEVIADVYAAQDAMRALARRATTVVCLATQLHTIATGNMTPSYRVLPDGSLRPVYFYSVDMSEFAAQKLINRGSLSTRAILTNVQDFVVTLERGLRG is encoded by the coding sequence ATGCCGCTGCGGCTGCCCGTCTATCATCCCCCCGATTTCACCCGTCCCGACCTTGCGACCGCGCCCCTCGCCGTCTTCGAGGCGGTGGCGCAGGACGGGGTGGCGCCCGAGAGCTATCACGCCACCTCGATTTTCCCCGAATATCTGCATGTCGCGCCCGGTAAATGGCAGTTGCTGGAGGAATCGCGCATGGACTGCGTGGTGCGGCGCGGCGCCGATGAGCGCCTGGAGGTGGTGGAGTTTCGCCGTCTGCGGCGCGGCGATCAGGTCGCGCTGGGCCGCCACGAGGACGGCCGCGACGGCATCTATGTGCACGACGACGGTTTTCGCCTGGCCGCCCAGCCCCAGGAAAAATTCGCCTTTCGCACCCTGACCACCCGCGAGTCGTCCTTTTCCTTTGACTACGACGAACTCTACGCCCTGCTCGCCCATGAACGACAGGCGGGTTTCGTGCTTTGGGTGCTGGGGCCGGCCCTGGCCTTCGACCGCGATGCGCGCCAAGCCTTCGCGCGCCTGGTGCGCGCGGGCTACGTGCACGGTCTGCTGGCGGGCAACGCCCTGCCCACCCACGATCTGGAAGCCGCTCTCCACGGCACCGCCCTGGGGCAGGAAATCTATCGCAAGCAACCGGTGGCGCAGGGCCACTACAAGCACCTCGATACGCTCAATCAGCTGCGCGCCCTGGGTTCCATCGAGCGTGCGGTGGCGCGGGGTCTGGTGCGCGAGGGCATCGTTCATGCCTTGGTGGAGAAGCACATCCCCTATGTGTTCGCCGGCTCGATTCGCGACGACGGGCCGCTGCCCGAAGTCATCGCCGATGTCTACGCCGCCCAGGATGCCATGCGCGCCTTGGCGCGGCGCGCCACCACCGTCGTCTGCCTGGCCACCCAGCTGCATACCATCGCCACGGGCAACATGACGCCCAGCTACCGCGTGCTCCCCGACGGCAGCCTGCGCCCGGTGTATTTCTACAGCGTGGACATGTCCGAATTTGCCGCGCAGAAGCTCATCAATCGCGGCTCCCTGAGCACGCGGGCGATTTTGACCAATGTGCAGGATTTCGTGGTGACGCTGGAGCGCGGGCTGCGGGGGTAG
- a CDS encoding cyclic 2,3-diphosphoglycerate synthase, giving the protein MGRSVIILGAAGRDFHNFNLVFREDPSHRVLAFTATQIPAIAGRRYPPRLAGPLYPEGIPIMEESELDALLRNQAVDLVVFAYSDVSHQEVMHRASLALARGADFLLLGARRTQLAAERPVVSVGAVRTGCGKSAVTRKVCALARARGLRPVVVRHPMPYGDLARQAVQRFAAYADMEAMECTIEEREEYEPLLDEGLVVYAGVDYQAILRRAQAEADLLVWDGGNNDLPFFRPDVHLVLLDPHRAGHERRYYPGESNLLCADVAIIAKTDSATPAQIAAVRESLARLRPEAEVILAASAIEVERPEAVCGKRVLVVEDGPSLTHGGMSFGAATLAARRAGAAQLVDPRPYAQGTLRQAYADHPHLERVLPALGYGEEQMRDLEASINAVPCDLVLFATPSDLSRLLAIRHPCLRVRYGYADAGHPTLDEVLAPRLRQWASAAGRAP; this is encoded by the coding sequence ATGGGCCGATCTGTCATCATCCTGGGTGCCGCGGGCCGCGATTTCCACAACTTCAACCTGGTGTTCCGCGAGGATCCGAGCCACCGGGTGCTGGCCTTCACCGCCACGCAGATCCCCGCCATCGCCGGGCGCCGTTATCCGCCGCGGCTGGCGGGGCCGCTCTATCCCGAGGGTATTCCCATCATGGAGGAGAGCGAGCTCGACGCCCTGCTGCGCAACCAGGCTGTGGATTTGGTGGTGTTCGCCTACAGCGACGTATCGCACCAAGAGGTCATGCACCGCGCGTCCCTGGCCCTGGCGCGGGGCGCCGACTTTCTGCTGCTCGGCGCGCGCCGCACCCAGCTCGCTGCGGAGCGCCCGGTGGTGTCGGTGGGCGCGGTGCGCACGGGCTGCGGCAAATCCGCCGTGACGCGCAAGGTCTGCGCCCTGGCCCGCGCTCGGGGCCTGCGTCCGGTGGTGGTGCGCCATCCCATGCCCTACGGCGATCTGGCGCGTCAGGCGGTGCAGCGCTTCGCCGCTTATGCCGATATGGAGGCCATGGAATGCACCATCGAGGAGCGCGAGGAGTATGAACCGCTGCTCGATGAAGGGCTGGTGGTCTACGCGGGCGTCGATTACCAGGCGATCTTGCGCCGGGCCCAGGCCGAGGCCGATCTGCTGGTGTGGGACGGCGGCAACAATGATCTGCCCTTTTTTCGCCCCGATGTGCATCTGGTGCTGCTCGACCCGCACCGCGCCGGTCATGAGCGGCGCTACTATCCCGGCGAGAGCAACCTGCTGTGCGCCGATGTCGCCATCATCGCCAAAACCGATTCGGCGACGCCCGCCCAGATTGCCGCCGTGCGCGAGAGCCTGGCGCGACTGCGCCCCGAAGCCGAGGTAATTCTCGCCGCCTCGGCCATCGAGGTGGAGCGGCCCGAGGCCGTTTGCGGCAAGCGTGTGCTGGTGGTGGAAGACGGCCCGAGCCTCACCCACGGCGGCATGAGCTTTGGTGCCGCGACCCTCGCCGCGCGCCGCGCCGGTGCCGCGCAACTCGTCGATCCGCGCCCCTACGCCCAGGGCACCCTGCGCCAGGCCTATGCCGACCATCCCCACCTTGAGCGGGTGCTGCCCGCCCTGGGCTACGGGGAGGAGCAGATGCGCGATCTTGAAGCGAGCATCAATGCCGTGCCCTGCGATCTGGTGCTTTTCGCCACGCCCAGCGACCTGTCACGCCTGCTCGCCATCCGTCACCCCTGCTTGCGCGTGCGCTACGGCTACGCCGATGCCGGGCACCCCACCCTGGACGAGGTGCTGGCGCCGCGCCTGCGCCAATGGGCGAGCGCCGCCGGGAGGGCGCCATGA
- a CDS encoding YkgJ family cysteine cluster protein — MSGINALLAEYAAHLREYDAWFARCMEQHGDRIACAAGCAACCRALFDISLLDAALLHEGLRRLPPSLQDEVRGRAAPILARLQERWPDFAHPYTLNHLAEEHWEVPEEDDTPCPFLGADQRCLVYAFRPATCRLHGLPNVDHCGEIFQRDSCSRNFLERDAAAEPGLRWHFREAFQAEARLYRRFAAQLLGSPEVQGDTFIAAVPFIDFAALGAPRGCGNL; from the coding sequence GTGAGCGGCATCAACGCGCTGCTTGCCGAATACGCCGCGCATCTGCGGGAGTACGATGCCTGGTTTGCACGCTGCATGGAGCAGCATGGCGACCGCATCGCCTGCGCGGCGGGCTGCGCGGCCTGCTGCCGGGCGCTCTTCGACATCAGTCTGCTCGACGCCGCCCTGCTGCACGAGGGGCTGCGCCGCCTGCCGCCGTCGCTGCAAGACGAGGTGCGCGGGCGCGCCGCGCCGATTCTGGCGCGCCTGCAAGAGCGCTGGCCGGATTTTGCCCATCCCTACACCCTCAATCATCTTGCCGAGGAGCACTGGGAGGTGCCAGAGGAGGACGACACGCCCTGCCCCTTTCTCGGCGCAGACCAGCGTTGCTTGGTCTATGCCTTTCGCCCCGCCACCTGTCGCCTGCACGGTTTGCCCAACGTTGATCATTGCGGCGAGATCTTTCAGCGCGACTCGTGCAGCCGCAATTTCCTCGAAAGGGACGCCGCCGCCGAGCCCGGGCTGCGCTGGCACTTCCGCGAGGCTTTTCAGGCCGAGGCGCGTCTCTACCGGCGTTTTGCCGCCCAGCTCCTCGGCTCGCCCGAAGTCCAGGGCGACACCTTCATCGCGGCGGTGCCCTTTATCGACTTCGCCGCCCTTGGCGCCCCACGCGGCTGTGGTAACTTATAG
- a CDS encoding potassium channel family protein, translated as MKTLAAELAFFLRGQARQNLKLLILYCTFLLILVLTYSGLFRFLMWQLEGREYSFLTGLYWTVVAMTTLGYGDITFTSEIGYLFSTIVTLSGVVFMLILLPFGMISLFLAPWIEQRLRYRPTVALPEDTQGHILIFGFDAVTRALARKLQNRRIPFVVVTGDHEQSLRLEEEGIRVALGNPTDAQFLRNLRVAAARYVIANLSDPENTNLCLTVRSLCETPIATLVGQLEHGELLRLAGANHAIALKRLLGRYLATRATTRGALAHVLDSFGHLQIAEIPVQATPFAGQTLAEARIRQRTGLAVIGLWERGRFTTPDAATRLSEKALMVLAGTREQLEALEQVTGEEEAEDLILILGHGRIGCAAASFLDRRPVPFILIDKQSSSDCLDHVAVIGDATSPHVLRESGIDQAKGLIVTTNDDSINIFLTLASRHLNPAIRIVARANREENVDQLYAAGADFVISNASVGASILNNVLEGKESIFLTEGINVFRRPLPPNLIGQSIAESRIRPLTGCSIVALERENVEEPLVVPPPETILEKGMGLILIGSPEQEENFCRNFRG; from the coding sequence AAGCTGCTGATTCTCTACTGCACCTTCCTGCTCATCCTGGTGCTCACCTACAGCGGTCTGTTCCGTTTCCTCATGTGGCAGTTGGAGGGGCGCGAATATTCGTTTCTCACCGGCCTGTACTGGACGGTGGTCGCCATGACCACCCTGGGTTACGGCGACATCACCTTCACCAGCGAAATCGGTTACCTGTTCTCCACCATCGTCACCCTCTCCGGCGTGGTGTTCATGCTGATCCTGCTGCCCTTCGGCATGATCAGTCTGTTTCTCGCGCCCTGGATCGAGCAGCGTCTGCGCTATCGCCCCACCGTGGCGCTGCCCGAAGACACGCAGGGGCATATCCTCATCTTCGGCTTCGACGCCGTCACCCGCGCTCTTGCGCGCAAGCTGCAAAACCGCCGGATTCCCTTCGTCGTGGTGACCGGCGACCACGAGCAAAGCCTGCGCCTGGAGGAAGAGGGCATCCGCGTGGCCCTGGGCAACCCCACCGACGCCCAGTTTCTCAGAAACCTGCGCGTGGCGGCGGCGCGCTACGTCATCGCCAATCTGAGCGACCCGGAAAACACCAACCTGTGCCTGACGGTGCGCTCTTTGTGCGAAACGCCCATCGCCACCCTGGTCGGCCAGCTCGAACACGGCGAGCTGCTGCGCCTGGCCGGCGCCAACCATGCCATCGCCCTCAAGCGCCTGCTCGGCCGCTACCTGGCCACCCGCGCCACCACCCGCGGCGCCCTGGCGCATGTGCTCGATTCCTTCGGCCACTTGCAGATCGCCGAGATTCCCGTGCAGGCCACGCCCTTCGCCGGCCAGACCCTCGCCGAGGCGCGGATTCGTCAGCGCACCGGCCTGGCGGTGATCGGCCTGTGGGAGCGCGGCCGTTTCACCACCCCGGATGCCGCGACGCGCCTGTCGGAAAAAGCGCTCATGGTGCTCGCCGGCACCCGCGAGCAGCTCGAAGCCCTGGAACAGGTCACCGGCGAGGAAGAGGCCGAGGACCTGATTCTGATTCTCGGCCACGGCCGCATCGGCTGCGCGGCGGCCAGTTTTCTCGATCGCCGCCCGGTGCCCTTCATCCTCATCGACAAGCAGTCCAGCAGCGACTGCCTGGATCACGTCGCGGTCATCGGCGACGCAACCAGCCCCCACGTGCTGCGCGAATCGGGCATCGATCAGGCCAAGGGCCTGATCGTCACCACCAACGACGACAGCATCAACATCTTTCTCACCCTCGCCAGCCGCCACCTCAATCCCGCCATCCGCATCGTGGCGCGTGCCAACCGCGAGGAAAACGTCGACCAGCTCTACGCGGCGGGCGCCGATTTCGTCATTTCCAACGCCTCGGTGGGCGCGAGCATCCTCAACAACGTGCTGGAGGGCAAGGAATCGATTTTCCTCACCGAGGGCATCAACGTGTTTCGCCGCCCCCTGCCCCCGAACCTGATCGGGCAGAGCATCGCCGAGTCGCGCATTCGCCCCCTCACCGGCTGCTCCATCGTCGCCTTGGAGCGCGAGAATGTCGAGGAGCCGCTGGTGGTGCCGCCGCCGGAAACCATTCTGGAAAAGGGAATGGGGCTGATCCTCATCGGCAGCCCCGAGCAGGAAGAGAATTTCTGCCGCAACTTTCGCGGCTGA
- a CDS encoding Fur family transcriptional regulator: MSFVADSTFPHQDHDHQGCIRAALATAEALCRSRGARLTELRRRVLELVWTSHKPVGAYALLARLQEQGPAAPPTVYRALDFLLEQGLIHRVSSLNAFVGCARPGQEHCGQFLICEQCQDLVELDDAGIAAAIAHSSQASGFAPRRQTVEILGLCPQCRD, from the coding sequence TTGAGCTTTGTCGCCGATTCGACGTTTCCCCACCAGGACCACGATCACCAGGGCTGTATCCGCGCCGCTCTCGCCACGGCCGAGGCGCTGTGCCGCAGCCGCGGGGCGCGTCTCACCGAACTGCGTCGCAGGGTGCTGGAACTGGTGTGGACCAGCCATAAGCCGGTGGGCGCCTACGCCCTGCTGGCGCGTCTCCAGGAACAGGGGCCGGCGGCGCCGCCCACGGTTTACCGCGCCCTGGATTTTCTTCTCGAGCAGGGCCTGATCCATCGGGTGTCGAGCCTCAATGCCTTTGTCGGCTGCGCGCGTCCCGGACAGGAGCACTGCGGCCAGTTTCTCATCTGCGAACAATGCCAGGATCTGGTCGAACTCGACGATGCCGGCATCGCCGCCGCCATCGCCCACAGCAGCCAGGCCTCGGGTTTCGCCCCGCGCCGCCAAACGGTGGAGATCCTCGGTCTCTGCCCCCAGTGTCGGGACTAG
- a CDS encoding ATP-binding cassette domain-containing protein, whose translation MAVENPSTLLRLAGVGVRLGEREVLRDIDLEIGAEEILTIVGPNGAGKTTLLRIALGLLPADRGQVWRAPGLRLGYVPQRLHLDDTLPLRVRRFLHLAPRDGLDPLSELEAAGIGHLAERPLQKLSGGELQRVLLVRAQLNRPRLLVLDEPTQGIDVHGQQDFYQYLGALRRRHGCAILLVSHDLHLVMAATDRVVCLNRHICCTGTPEAIARNEVFIELFGTRADNLAVYSHNRQHRHRPEGN comes from the coding sequence ATGGCCGTCGAGAATCCATCGACCCTGCTGCGCCTCGCCGGCGTCGGCGTGCGCCTGGGCGAGCGCGAGGTGCTGCGCGACATCGATCTGGAGATCGGGGCCGAAGAAATTCTCACCATCGTCGGTCCCAACGGTGCGGGCAAAACCACCCTGCTGCGCATCGCCCTGGGCCTGCTGCCTGCCGATCGCGGCCAGGTGTGGCGCGCGCCCGGCTTGCGCCTGGGCTATGTGCCCCAGCGCCTGCATCTCGACGATACCCTGCCCCTCAGGGTGCGCCGCTTTCTCCACCTGGCGCCGCGCGACGGTCTCGATCCCCTGAGCGAACTTGAGGCCGCCGGCATCGGCCATCTCGCCGAGCGCCCCCTGCAGAAGCTCTCCGGCGGTGAGCTGCAACGCGTGCTGCTGGTGCGCGCCCAGCTCAACCGCCCGCGGCTGCTGGTTCTCGATGAGCCCACCCAGGGCATCGACGTGCACGGCCAGCAGGATTTCTACCAGTATCTCGGCGCCCTGCGCCGCCGTCACGGCTGCGCCATCCTGCTCGTCTCCCACGACCTGCACCTGGTCATGGCGGCCACCGATCGCGTGGTCTGCCTCAACCGTCATATCTGCTGCACCGGCACGCCCGAGGCCATCGCGCGCAACGAGGTCTTCATCGAACTTTTCGGCACGCGCGCCGACAACCTCGCCGTCTACAGCCACAATCGCCAACACCGCCATCGCCCGGAAGGAAACTGA